The Pantoea vagans genome contains the following window.
AACGGGAAGTGTCACTTTTTTGGCGGGAATCTCTGCAAAAGGGCCAAATTAAAGTGACCCTTTAGCGTTTCCTGCTGGTTTTTGCTGAATTTGTAGCCAGCAGGAAACATTTTTAGCTGTTGCGGCAAATGTAACAAACTTGCTCGCTTATTTGCCCGGATGCGGCGGTGGCAATTCCTTATCATCCTTGTACTTTGCCGTGGCGATCCACGCGGCGCAGAACAGGGTCAGGCGCGCAAAGAAATAGAAAAATGCCATTAACCCCAGCACGGAACCAAAGGCGGCACCAGACGGCGAGGTCGCCAGTTTCGGCAGCGTTAATGTCATGACAAACTTAATCACCTCAAAGCCAATCGCCGCCAGCAGCGTGCCGCGGAACAGCGCTTTTTTACGCGGCTTGTGGCGCGGCAGAATCCAGAAAATCCACAGGAATAGCAGATAGTTGGCGAAGATGGAGATCGACAGCGCAATAATGGTCATCGCCGGACGCAGCCACTCGATATCTTCCAGCCCTAAGGCATTGACGATGGCGTTTTGTGCGGCACCGGCAATCGAGGTCAGTGACAGCGTAATCACTAGCGCCAGCATCAAACCGAGCAGTGACAGCAAATCACGGGCATATTTCTTCCAGATTTTTTCTTGGTCATCAGGTGTGCGCTCCCATACATCGCGTGACTGGGCGCGCACCGCCTCGCGCAAATTACCCATCCAGTTTATGCCGGAGTAAAGCGCCAGCAGCAAACCGGTCAAGCCTACGGTGGCGCGCTGCTGAATAGCGGTATTCACGGTATTTTTCAGGGTATTGGCTAGCGTGGGGTCACTGATACTGTTAACGATTTTGTTGATCAACTCTGAGAGTAAATCCTGATTCGACGCCAGTACAAAACCGACTGCCGCAAAGGAGACCATCAAAATCGGTATCAGTGACAGGAAAGAGAAGTAGGTGATCGCCGCGCCAAACTGACTTCCGAGACGATCGTTAAAACGTTCCAGTGCGCGCATAAAATGCGCCACTGCCGGGATGGCCTGAAACCAGGCCGCAAAGCGTGAAACGTTCTGAATCGAACCATCCACGGTTTTGTTGCCGGTCTTAATATCAATCAGCGGCTTTTTATCAGCCGCAGGGTCTTTAGTGGGTTTGTCTGTCATAGACGATATGCATCCTGTTCACTGCGAAATTAAAATTATAGCCTGCTATGTCACATACTCCTGCAAGACCTGGCTTAACCACTCCATAAACACCCGCACGCGACGCGCGACATTGCGACGATGGGGATAAAGTAGCGAAATCGGCATAGGCTTCGCCGGGAAGTGATGCAGTACCTCCACCAACTGGCCTGACTCCAGCAGTGGCTGCACACCGATTGCCGGTACCTGAATAATGCCCAGCCCGGCAATACAAGCGGCGCGGTAAGTTTCCGTGCTGTTCACGGTCACCACGCCACCGGTTTGTACGTAATGACACTGCTTGCCATCGAAATATTCAAAACCTAATGATGGCTGCCCAAGTTGCTGGGTGTAGTGCACCATCGCGTGCTGCGCCAGGTCTTCCAGACGCACCGGCATGCCGAAGCGGGAAAGGTAATCGGGGCTGGCACAGTTAATCAAGGCATGCGATCCGATTTTACGCGCGATCAGGCCAGAATCTTTCAGCTCACCCACCCGAATCACGCAGTCAAAGCCTTCGCGAATCACATCCACCTGACGGTCGCTGCTGCTAAGCTCAATCTCAACGCCGGGATAATGTTGCAGGAACTCTGGCAGACGCGGCAGGACAAAACCGGTGGCCATGGCGACCGACATATCGACACGCAGTTTGCCGCTCAAGGTGGCGGGGTCGTGCTGGAACAGGCTGTCCATGTCGTCGAGCATCGACAGCAAATCGAGACAGCGATCGTAATAAACCAACCCATCTTGGGTGAGGTGCACACGGCGCGTGGTGCGGTGGAGCAGACGGGTGCCCATTTGATTTTCCAGCGCCTGCAACTGGCGAGATACGCTGCCTTTAGGCAGACCCAGACTTTCTGCCGCACGGGTAAAACTGCCCATTTCTGCCACCCGCACAAAAACCTGCATTGCGTGAATTTTATCCATGTTGTTCACCGATTGTTGTTGTTAGTGAAACAGTGCTGCGTATTCCTATGCGTTTATAGATCAATTATTCGCGAATATCCTTAATCCGTGTTCAATTTTCCAACTGGAGCGAAACATGAGTCATAAAATTGCATTGATTACCGGCGGCAACCGCGGTTTAGGCAAGAATGGTGCGCTGAAACTGGCAGCTAAAGGCACTGATATCTTATTTACCTATCGTGGTCACGCTGACGAAGCGCAAGCCGTAGTACAAGAGATTGAAGCGCTGGGGGCGCGTGCGGTGGCGCTGCAGCTGGATGTAGGCGATAGCAGCACCTTTGACAGCTTCGTGGCACAGGTCAAAGAGACACTGCAGAAAACCTGGCAGCGAGACAGTTTTGATTATTTAGTGAACAACGCGGGTCACGGTCACTACAAGCTGTTTGCGGAGACCACCGAAGACGAATTCGATGCGTTGGTGAATGTGCACCTGAAAGGGCCGTTCTTCCTGACGCAGAAGTTACTGCCACTGATTGTGGATGGTGGCCGCATCCTGAATATCTCCAGCGGATTAACCCGCATGACGCTGCCGGGATCAGGCACCTACGCCTCAATCAAAGGTGCCATGGAAGTGCTAACGCGCTATCAGGCGAAAGAGTTGGGCGAGCGCCGGATTCGCGTCAACATTCTGGCTCCGGGTGCGATTGAAACGGATTTCGGCGGGGGTCGTGTTCGTGACACCAAAGATCTCAATAATCATATTGCCTCTGTCACTGCGCTGGGTCGTGTTGGCTTGCCGGATGATATTGGTGATGCCATCAGCGCGATCCTGAGCGATGAAACTGGCTGGGTTAACGCGCAGCGTATTGAAGCCTCAGGCGGTCAGGCGCTGTAATCATGTGCGATTTTTAGGGTGCGCATAATAAATGCGCACCCTACGAAAAAACGCATTCAACTCTGTAGGGTCGCCATTTATGGCGACCGATAAGCGCTTAATTGACATGCATGGCTGCTTTTTCACGCCTTGATGCGCCTTACAGATCAATGGTGCCATCAATCACCGTCACGGTCTGGCCACCAATCCAAATTTTATCGTCGCGGAAGCTTACCTGAATCCGTCCTTCTCGCTGAATGGCGCTGCCCTGACGCGCGCGATAATCCTGCGTTTTACCCTGCGCGGCAAAGTAGCGCGCCAGGCAGGCGTTGGCGCTGCCAGTGACCGGATCTTCGGTCAAACTGCCGTTCTCAACCAGCAACGCGCGCACTTCAAACTGTTCACTGCAATCAGCCGGCAGTGGGCCAAATAGGGAGGTACCATTGACGTCGGCGTGTTTATGCAAACGCTGAAGATCCGCTGCGCTGGCCTGAACATCCAGTACTGACTGCGCGCTGCGCATCGGAATCAGCAGCCAGCGAATTCCCATATCCACAATAGTTGGCGTCTGGCTGGCATCAAAATCTTCACTGTTCAGCGCACTGCTCATCAGTGCATCATCAAAGGGGGTCAGCGTGACTTCCGGTGCGGCAAAAGCCAGCGCGCCATCTTCGCTGATGCGCACATCCACCAAGCCGACACCGCACTCTTGCACGATTTTACCAGGCGTTTTTACCGTCCAACCCGCTTCCAGCAGCGCGTGCGCGGTGCCGAGGGTGGGATGGCCAGCAAAGGGCAACTCTCCTTCGGTGGTAAAAATGCGTACCCGGTAATCCGCTGCGGCATCTTGAGGCGGGAGCACAAAGGTGGTTTCGGACAAATTGGTCCAGCGCGCGATCGCGGCCAACTGCGCATCGCTTAATCCCTGTGCATCCATGATCACCGCCAGCGGATTGCCCTTAAACGCTGATGAGGTAAATACATCCACCTGCTTAAACGCGACTTTCATTGTCTCTCCTTGCTCGTTGAGGTTGTCTGAAATTGGGATTTACATCCTGCTTATTGCGCAAGCGCAGCAACAGGGCTATGAATAGATTAAGAATTCTGGAATCGGAGTCCGCTATGTTAAAAGTCTTGGGTCGTACTTCATCAATCAACGTGCGTAAAGTTCTGTGGCTATGCTCAGAACTCGACCTCGAATATGAGCACGAACCTTGGGGTGAAGACCCACTCTCACTGCACTCGGCGGAATTTATGGCGCTCAATCCCAACGCCATGGTGCCGGTCATCATCGAAGATGACTTCGTGATGTGGGAATCCAACGCCATTTTGCGCTATCTCGCCAACAGCAACGGCGGTGACTGGCTCTACCCTGAAAACCCGCGTGCGCGTGCGCCGGTCGATCAGTGGATTGACTGGCAAGCCACGGAACTCAACACCTCATGGCGCTATGCGTTTATGTCGCTGGTGCGTAACTCGCCGGCGCATCAGGATCCGCGTCTACTGGCGGCCGCCATTAAAGGCTGGACGCACACCATGAATATTCTCGACCAGCATCTGCAAAAAACCGGGCGCTATGTCGCAGGCCGCAACTTCTCGCTGGCCGATATTCCTGTCGGCCTTGCGGTGAACCGCTGGTTTGAAACGCCGCTTGAGCACCCTGATTTCCCGGCCGTGCAACTCTATTATGAGCGCCTGACCGAGCGTGAGGGTTACACCACCTGGGGCCGCAACGGCAAACCCTGATCCTGTCCTGGCGCAAGGCCTGTGATTTCACAGGCCAGCGCGCCGGTGCGTTTTATTGCCCACGTATAACGTTCATCAAACGGATAGCAGCAAGAGAGACGCAGCGCGTGCTTGTAGCGATCGCTCAACGTGTACAGCGCACCCGGCGTGACACAAATCTGCTCCTGCAATAACCGATGAAACATCTCCACGGTATCGACCTTGCCTGGCAGCTCCACCCAGAACACAAAGCCACCGCGCGGCAGGGTAGCGCGCGTGCCCACGGGAAAATGCCGCGCCATAATGCCGCGTGCGGCATCAAGATTGGCGGCATAACGGCGTCGCAGCGAACGCAGATGGTGATCGTAACCGCCGCTGGCGAGAAATTCGGCCAGCGTTTCACTCAGGAGCTTTGACTCCGTCATCGATGACACCGCTTTCAAGCGTGCAATGGTGTCGTGAAAACGGCCTGCGGCCGTCCAGCCCACACGGAAATCCGGTGCAACCGTTTTGGTGAAGCTGGTGCAGTAAATCACCCAGCCTTCGCTATCAAAGGCTTTCACCGGCGGCGACAGCGGCCAGTCAAACTGCAACTCGTCATACAAACCATCTTCGATAAGCGGAATATGGTAAGTGTTTACTAACTTCGCCAGCCGCTTTTTATTCTCCAGCGGCATCACATAGCCGAGTGGGTTCTGTGCGCCTGGCATGGCGATAAGCGCCTGAATACGTTTCTCTTGCAGCAGCATCTCTAGCGCATCCAGCGACAAGCCTTGCTCTGGATCGGTCGGTATCTCCAGCGCTTTCAAACCGAGTGATGCCAATAGCGGGAACAAGAAAAAGTAGGTGGGGGACTCCAGTCCCACGCAGTCACCGGGTTTTGTCACAGCCCGCAATGCCAGTTGCAGCGCTTCCATGCAGCCGTGGGTGAGAGTGATCTCTTGCGCCGTAAGATTGATGCCGGTATGCAGACTGCGTCGCGCAATCTCCTCCCGTAAGCGCTCACTACCCGGCGGAAGGGCATAACGTCCCAGCATGGCAGGATCGCGACGTAACAGAGAGGCGGTAATACGCGCTAAACGCACCGACGGGAACAGCTCACTGTCCTGCGGGCAGGCCAGGGAAATATTGGTGTAGTCCGGATTGTTCTGTGCCGCAAACACCTGCTCGATCAGGTCCAGTTTCTGCGTGCTGGGATCGTTCATTTTCGCTGGTAGCGGTTTTATCGGACGAATAACCGCTGGCAGGACGCCGCGCACGTAGTAGCCTGATTGCGGTCTGGCTTCAATCAGGCCGCGATCTTCGAGAATTTGCCAGGCATTCAGCACCGTGTTCACGCTCACCTGATGAGACTGCGCCACACGGCGAATGGCGGGCAGGCGTTTACCCGGCTTCAACGTGCCTTGATGAATCGACTCGGCAAAGCTGTCTGCCAGCTGCTGATAAAGGGTTTGACCCGAGGAAAGGGGAAGGGACACAAAAGCCTCCACACGCGATGGGTACAATTTAAAATTTGCGTAACTGTATCCATCACAATAGTCGTTTTGTGTCTCTGTTTCCATTGCGCTGCACACATTAGCATGGTGTTAACTCTGGACCATCAAGGAACGCACCATGCTCGACCCCTCTTTCTTTAGCTACGTCACCGTCATGTCGATCACGCCAGGTCCAAACAACTTGTTGCTGGCCACGTCGGGCGTAAATTTTGGCTTTAAGCGCACTCTGCCCATGCTGTTTGGCATTCTGCTGGGATGTGCAGTACAGATGCTACTGGCGAGCATGGCGTTGGATCTGCTGCTGCACTGGATGGCATCGATTCGGTTGCCGCTCACGGTAGTGGGGTGCAGTTATTTGCTATGGCTTTCATGGAAAATCTTCCGTGCCGCTGCCCCTGAAGCGCGTGAACGCCCTCGCCCGATGACGCTGGTGGGCGGCATCTGCTTTCAGGCGGTGAATCCGAAGGCTTGGTTAATGGTGACCAACGTGGCATTGATGTATGCCAACAGCAATGGCGTGATAACGGTTCTACTGGGATTCGCCGCGCTGAACTTGCCCTGCATTCTGATCTGGGCCGCGTTGGGCGATCGCCTGCGCACGCATTTGCAGGTGGCGTGGAAACGCCAGGCATTTAATAGCCTGATGGCGCTGTCGCTGGTCGCGACAACCGGATGGATGTTGTATGACGCGGTGTTACTGAGTTAAATCGAGGTGCGCAGAAACGCGCACCTGGCAAAGTGTGTTTTAAAGTCCCACCAGGCTCTCCAAAGGGATGCCAAACTGCTTGTGGAGATTTCGGATCATCTCCAGGGACAAAGAGCGTTTACCGTTTAACACCTCATAAACGCGATTACGGCGACCAATAGCAGGCTCCAGATCTTTTGCCGTTAAGCCTTGCTGCTCCATGCGGAATTTTATCGCCTCAATGGGGTCAGCAGCTTCAATGGGATAATGTTCTTTTTCCCACGCCTCAATCAGCATACTCATCACAATCATATAATCGCTCTCAGGCGTACCCAGCGCAGGGACATCATCAAAGAGCGGGGAGATTGCCTCAAGAGCCGCTTCGTAATCCAGTTCGGTGTGGATAGGTTTAATGGTCAGTGTCATTTACGTTGCTCCACTGTATTTGCGTCAATGGCATCGTATTCCCGGTGTGTGCCGATAAATTTTATAAACATCAGCTTTTGCGGGTAGGCGATGGCCGCAACCAGTCGATAATCATTTCCCTTAATGTTGAATACCACGCGGCTGCCTTTAAGAATGCTGGCACTGAGGTATTGATCCTTGATGTCTGCCGGATTTGACCAGTTGGCCTTT
Protein-coding sequences here:
- a CDS encoding LysR family transcriptional regulator: MDKIHAMQVFVRVAEMGSFTRAAESLGLPKGSVSRQLQALENQMGTRLLHRTTRRVHLTQDGLVYYDRCLDLLSMLDDMDSLFQHDPATLSGKLRVDMSVAMATGFVLPRLPEFLQHYPGVEIELSSSDRQVDVIREGFDCVIRVGELKDSGLIARKIGSHALINCASPDYLSRFGMPVRLEDLAQHAMVHYTQQLGQPSLGFEYFDGKQCHYVQTGGVVTVNSTETYRAACIAGLGIIQVPAIGVQPLLESGQLVEVLHHFPAKPMPISLLYPHRRNVARRVRVFMEWLSQVLQEYVT
- a CDS encoding PLP-dependent aminotransferase family protein; the protein is MSLPLSSGQTLYQQLADSFAESIHQGTLKPGKRLPAIRRVAQSHQVSVNTVLNAWQILEDRGLIEARPQSGYYVRGVLPAVIRPIKPLPAKMNDPSTQKLDLIEQVFAAQNNPDYTNISLACPQDSELFPSVRLARITASLLRRDPAMLGRYALPPGSERLREEIARRSLHTGINLTAQEITLTHGCMEALQLALRAVTKPGDCVGLESPTYFFLFPLLASLGLKALEIPTDPEQGLSLDALEMLLQEKRIQALIAMPGAQNPLGYVMPLENKKRLAKLVNTYHIPLIEDGLYDELQFDWPLSPPVKAFDSEGWVIYCTSFTKTVAPDFRVGWTAAGRFHDTIARLKAVSSMTESKLLSETLAEFLASGGYDHHLRSLRRRYAANLDAARGIMARHFPVGTRATLPRGGFVFWVELPGKVDTVEMFHRLLQEQICVTPGALYTLSDRYKHALRLSCCYPFDERYTWAIKRTGALACEITGLAPGQDQGLPLRPQVV
- a CDS encoding helix-turn-helix domain-containing protein, translated to MTLTIKPIHTELDYEAALEAISPLFDDVPALGTPESDYMIVMSMLIEAWEKEHYPIEAADPIEAIKFRMEQQGLTAKDLEPAIGRRNRVYEVLNGKRSLSLEMIRNLHKQFGIPLESLVGL
- a CDS encoding SDR family NAD(P)-dependent oxidoreductase, translated to MSHKIALITGGNRGLGKNGALKLAAKGTDILFTYRGHADEAQAVVQEIEALGARAVALQLDVGDSSTFDSFVAQVKETLQKTWQRDSFDYLVNNAGHGHYKLFAETTEDEFDALVNVHLKGPFFLTQKLLPLIVDGGRILNISSGLTRMTLPGSGTYASIKGAMEVLTRYQAKELGERRIRVNILAPGAIETDFGGGRVRDTKDLNNHIASVTALGRVGLPDDIGDAISAILSDETGWVNAQRIEASGGQAL
- a CDS encoding LysE family translocator, yielding MLDPSFFSYVTVMSITPGPNNLLLATSGVNFGFKRTLPMLFGILLGCAVQMLLASMALDLLLHWMASIRLPLTVVGCSYLLWLSWKIFRAAAPEARERPRPMTLVGGICFQAVNPKAWLMVTNVALMYANSNGVITVLLGFAALNLPCILIWAALGDRLRTHLQVAWKRQAFNSLMALSLVATTGWMLYDAVLLS
- a CDS encoding glutathione S-transferase family protein, giving the protein MLKVLGRTSSINVRKVLWLCSELDLEYEHEPWGEDPLSLHSAEFMALNPNAMVPVIIEDDFVMWESNAILRYLANSNGGDWLYPENPRARAPVDQWIDWQATELNTSWRYAFMSLVRNSPAHQDPRLLAAAIKGWTHTMNILDQHLQKTGRYVAGRNFSLADIPVGLAVNRWFETPLEHPDFPAVQLYYERLTEREGYTTWGRNGKP
- a CDS encoding PhzF family phenazine biosynthesis protein, with protein sequence MKVAFKQVDVFTSSAFKGNPLAVIMDAQGLSDAQLAAIARWTNLSETTFVLPPQDAAADYRVRIFTTEGELPFAGHPTLGTAHALLEAGWTVKTPGKIVQECGVGLVDVRISEDGALAFAAPEVTLTPFDDALMSSALNSEDFDASQTPTIVDMGIRWLLIPMRSAQSVLDVQASAADLQRLHKHADVNGTSLFGPLPADCSEQFEVRALLVENGSLTEDPVTGSANACLARYFAAQGKTQDYRARQGSAIQREGRIQVSFRDDKIWIGGQTVTVIDGTIDL
- the yhjD gene encoding inner membrane protein YhjD, with amino-acid sequence MTDKPTKDPAADKKPLIDIKTGNKTVDGSIQNVSRFAAWFQAIPAVAHFMRALERFNDRLGSQFGAAITYFSFLSLIPILMVSFAAVGFVLASNQDLLSELINKIVNSISDPTLANTLKNTVNTAIQQRATVGLTGLLLALYSGINWMGNLREAVRAQSRDVWERTPDDQEKIWKKYARDLLSLLGLMLALVITLSLTSIAGAAQNAIVNALGLEDIEWLRPAMTIIALSISIFANYLLFLWIFWILPRHKPRKKALFRGTLLAAIGFEVIKFVMTLTLPKLATSPSGAAFGSVLGLMAFFYFFARLTLFCAAWIATAKYKDDKELPPPHPGK
- a CDS encoding type II toxin-antitoxin system HigB family toxin, with product MRIISVRSLREFMTANPDSAQPLRAWIDEAQKANWSNPADIKDQYLSASILKGSRVVFNIKGNDYRLVAAIAYPQKLMFIKFIGTHREYDAIDANTVEQRK